In Sphaeramia orbicularis chromosome 10, fSphaOr1.1, whole genome shotgun sequence, the following proteins share a genomic window:
- the LOC115427222 gene encoding interleukin-8-like, with translation MSSIMKVFLLFAAVMFCISEAKFDDKGQNCLCRSTRDKLSTRNKVKDIQIYPKTVFCDNVEIVVTDQNGLRFCLNPNVEVVKKLIARIMSARRSRTTAATPTSSSSAQ, from the exons ATGTCCAGCATCATGAAAGTGTTTCTGCTCTTCGCTGCTGTCATGTTCTGCATCTCTGAGGCTAAAT TCGATGACAAAGGGCAGAATTGTCTGTGTCGAAGCACAAGGGATAAACTCAGCACCAGGAATAAAGTAAAAGACATCCAGATCTACCCTAAAACAGTCTTCTGTGACAACGTTGAGATTGT TGTCACCGACCAAAACGGCCTTCGCTTCTGCCTGAACCCCAACGTGGAAGTAGTGAAGAAACTCATAGCGCGCATCAT GTCTGCGAGGAGAAGTCGCACTACTGCAGCCACCCCTACCAGCAGCTCCTCGGCTCAGTAA
- the kiaa1191 gene encoding putative monooxygenase p33MONOX isoform X2, with product MSSRDEDIPAIESSTSSGIFGALSSPIGMIRRNISYDELIDAPMNSPPPDFSVNILWKDPVIPQRRFRNTEEEAESGGKLVTFEATSPAKSQVPVVKAKATSLMSSLMTKQTHENIQRFEHQAGLTDTGYSPHKGLSAEETRFSRLADSNLPKLKMPSGDFKEDRLTTSAQSTPGGTPSVTPSATPSVTPSVTPCVSPHSSPALHRRNWFQLSPTPFLTASEHNSLNPSTDMGGNEGGGGGERWNFFGTRSVVQKSPTDPGSDTGTGFSLQSYFGIQKSSTMDYTNTQINLKVEDPAQFLPPKIEITGIEAQRAPSRPHKLKPRDMNVLTPSGF from the exons ATGTCCTCAAGAGATGAAGACATTCCAG CAATTGAGTCTAGCACTTCATCTGGTATCTTTGGTGCTCTGTCGTCCCCTATTGGAATGATTCGGCGCAATATCAGCTATGACGAGCTCATAGACGCCCCTATGAATTCGCCACCTCCAGACTTCAGTGTCAACATCTTATGGAAAGACCCGGTCATCCCGCAGCGCAGGTTTAGGAACACAGAAGAG GAAGCCGAGAGTGGTGGGAAGTTGGTGACTTTTGAAGCAACATCGCCAGCCAAGTCCCAAGTGCCTGTGGTGAAAGCCAAAGCCACCTCTTTAATGAGCTCACTCATGACCA AGCAAACGCATGAGAACATCCAGAGGTTTGAGCACCAGGCTGGCCTGACAGATACTGGGTATTCTCCGCACAAGGGCCTTTCTGCTGAGGAGACTCGCTTTTCCCGCCTGGCTGACAGCAATCTGCCT AAGTTGAAAATGCCAAGCGGGGACTTCAAGGAGGACAGGCTTACAACATCAGCACAATCAACTCCTGGTGGCACCCCTTCAGTCACCCCTTCTGCCACCCCCTCAGTCACTCCCAGTGTCACCCCTTGCGTTAGTCCCCACTCCTCACCTGCTCTCCATCGCAG GAACTGGTTCCAGCTGAGTCCTACACCCTTTCTTACTGCATCAGAGCACAACAGTCTCAACCCAAGCACAGACATGGGAGgaaatgaaggaggaggaggaggagagcgatGGAACTTTTTTGGAACTCGGTCAGTGGTGCAGAAGTCCCCCACAGACCCAGGCTCTGACACGGGCACAG GCTTCTCACTGCAGTCCTACTTCGGCATTCAGAAATCCTCCACAATGGATTACACCAACACACAGATCAACCTTAAGGTGGAGGATCCCGCCCAATTCCTACCCCCCAAGATTGAAATTACTGGCATTGAGGCTCAGAGGGCTCCCTCACGGCCACACAAACTCAAACCTCGGGATATGAATGTTTTAACACCTTCAGGCTTCTGA
- the LOC115427027 gene encoding interleukin-8-like yields the protein MSSIMKVFLLFAAVMFCISEAKFDDKGQNCLCRSTRDKLSSKIQVKDIQIYPKTVFCDNIEIVVTDQNGLRFCLNPNVRVVQKFIARIMSARRSRTTAATPTSSSLAL from the exons ATGTCCAGCATCATGAAAGTGTTTCTGCTCTTCGCTGCTGTCATGTTCTGCATCTCTGAGGCTAAAT TCGATGACAAAGGGCAGAATTGTCTGTGTCGAAGCACAAGGGATAAACTTAGCTCTAAGATTCAAGTAAAAGACATCCAGATCTACCCTAAAACAGTCTTCTGTGACAACATTGAGATTGT TGTCACTGACCAAAACGGCCTTCGCTTCTGCCTGAACCCCAACGTGAGAGTAGTGCAGAAATTCATAGCGCGCATCAT GTCTGCGAGGAGAAGTCGCACTACTGCAGCCACCCCTACCAGCAGCTCCTTGGCTCTGTAA
- the kiaa1191 gene encoding putative monooxygenase p33MONOX isoform X1 — protein sequence MSSRDEDIPAIESSTSSGIFGALSSPIGMIRRNISYDELIDAPMNSPPPDFSVNILWKDPVIPQRRFRNTEEEEAESGGKLVTFEATSPAKSQVPVVKAKATSLMSSLMTKQTHENIQRFEHQAGLTDTGYSPHKGLSAEETRFSRLADSNLPKLKMPSGDFKEDRLTTSAQSTPGGTPSVTPSATPSVTPSVTPCVSPHSSPALHRRNWFQLSPTPFLTASEHNSLNPSTDMGGNEGGGGGERWNFFGTRSVVQKSPTDPGSDTGTGFSLQSYFGIQKSSTMDYTNTQINLKVEDPAQFLPPKIEITGIEAQRAPSRPHKLKPRDMNVLTPSGF from the exons ATGTCCTCAAGAGATGAAGACATTCCAG CAATTGAGTCTAGCACTTCATCTGGTATCTTTGGTGCTCTGTCGTCCCCTATTGGAATGATTCGGCGCAATATCAGCTATGACGAGCTCATAGACGCCCCTATGAATTCGCCACCTCCAGACTTCAGTGTCAACATCTTATGGAAAGACCCGGTCATCCCGCAGCGCAGGTTTAGGAACACAGAAGAGG AGGAAGCCGAGAGTGGTGGGAAGTTGGTGACTTTTGAAGCAACATCGCCAGCCAAGTCCCAAGTGCCTGTGGTGAAAGCCAAAGCCACCTCTTTAATGAGCTCACTCATGACCA AGCAAACGCATGAGAACATCCAGAGGTTTGAGCACCAGGCTGGCCTGACAGATACTGGGTATTCTCCGCACAAGGGCCTTTCTGCTGAGGAGACTCGCTTTTCCCGCCTGGCTGACAGCAATCTGCCT AAGTTGAAAATGCCAAGCGGGGACTTCAAGGAGGACAGGCTTACAACATCAGCACAATCAACTCCTGGTGGCACCCCTTCAGTCACCCCTTCTGCCACCCCCTCAGTCACTCCCAGTGTCACCCCTTGCGTTAGTCCCCACTCCTCACCTGCTCTCCATCGCAG GAACTGGTTCCAGCTGAGTCCTACACCCTTTCTTACTGCATCAGAGCACAACAGTCTCAACCCAAGCACAGACATGGGAGgaaatgaaggaggaggaggaggagagcgatGGAACTTTTTTGGAACTCGGTCAGTGGTGCAGAAGTCCCCCACAGACCCAGGCTCTGACACGGGCACAG GCTTCTCACTGCAGTCCTACTTCGGCATTCAGAAATCCTCCACAATGGATTACACCAACACACAGATCAACCTTAAGGTGGAGGATCCCGCCCAATTCCTACCCCCCAAGATTGAAATTACTGGCATTGAGGCTCAGAGGGCTCCCTCACGGCCACACAAACTCAAACCTCGGGATATGAATGTTTTAACACCTTCAGGCTTCTGA